One genomic window of Micromonospora sp. WMMD1128 includes the following:
- a CDS encoding energy-coupling factor transporter transmembrane component T, whose product MISLEPVATPGAPLARRNPVAKLAAAMVFTIVLVATLDPVAPAIAIAVELAALPLFGVRYRVLARRAWPLLAAAAGILVTLVLFAADRSGRVLVEAGPVLVTEGVLVTALGLVLRMLAVALPGIIVFATTDPTDLADALIQNAKAPARFAIGALAAFRLVPLLEQEWRMISMARRARGVDAGRNPVAKLRLFASTAFTLLVGAIRRGTRLAVAMDARGFDAGTPRTVARRQLFTRADGLLIAGAALLAGAALTVSVLLGTFRPLIG is encoded by the coding sequence GTGATCAGCCTGGAACCGGTGGCGACGCCGGGCGCCCCGCTGGCCCGGCGCAACCCGGTGGCGAAGCTGGCCGCCGCGATGGTGTTCACCATCGTGCTGGTGGCGACCCTGGATCCGGTCGCGCCGGCCATCGCCATCGCCGTCGAGCTGGCCGCGCTGCCGCTGTTCGGCGTCCGCTACCGGGTGCTGGCCCGGCGGGCGTGGCCGCTGCTGGCCGCCGCCGCCGGCATCCTGGTCACACTTGTGCTCTTCGCCGCCGACCGGTCCGGTCGGGTGCTCGTCGAGGCCGGCCCGGTGCTGGTCACCGAGGGCGTGCTGGTCACCGCGCTCGGGCTGGTGCTGCGGATGCTCGCGGTGGCGCTGCCCGGGATCATCGTGTTCGCCACCACCGACCCGACCGACCTGGCCGACGCGCTGATCCAGAACGCCAAGGCCCCGGCCCGGTTCGCCATCGGCGCGCTTGCCGCGTTCCGGCTGGTGCCGCTGCTCGAACAGGAGTGGCGCATGATCAGCATGGCTCGTCGGGCGCGGGGCGTGGACGCCGGCCGCAACCCGGTGGCCAAGCTGCGGCTCTTCGCGTCCACCGCGTTCACGCTGTTGGTCGGCGCGATCCGGCGGGGCACCCGGCTGGCGGTGGCGATGGACGCGCGGGGCTTCGACGCCGGCACCCCGCGTACGGTCGCCCGCCGACAGCTCTTCACCCGGGCCGACGGGCTGTTGATCGCCGGGGCGGCGCTGCTGGCCGGCGCGGCCCTGACGGTAAGCGTGCTGCTCGGCACCTTCCGCCCCCTGATCGGCTGA